CGGCGTGGCGCAGCAGGCGCAGGCCGAAGCCGGCCTGAACCGGGCCATGTCGCAGTTTTACGTGGTCGTCGAAAATTATCCCGATCTCAAGGCGAACCAGAATTTCCTCGCGCTTCAGGAGGAACTCGCCTCCACGGAAAACAAGATCGGCTTTGCGCGCCAGTTCTACAACGACCAGGTCATGCAGTTCAACAACCGCATCCAGATGTTTCCAAGCAACATCGTGGCGGGCCTGTTCAGTTTCCAGGAAGCGGAGTCTTTCGAGGTGGAGGACGCCGCCCAACGGGAGGCGCCCAAGGTCAGTTTCACGTAAGCCCACCGCATAGGGGCCACTCTGCCCAAAGCGGACCATCGCATCGTGGCGAGGAAAGTCGTTTATGAAAGAGTTCATTATCAATATCGGCCCACTCGAAACCCGGATTGCCATCCTCGAGGACAAGCGGCTCGCCGAGTTGCACATCGAGCGCGAGGAAAGCCGCAGCATTGTCGGCAATGTCTACAAGGGCCGGGTGGACAGCATCGTGCCCGGCATCCAGGCGGCGTTCATTGACATCGGTTTCGAGAAGAACGGTTTTTTGTACGTTTCGGACATCGCCGGCACGGAAGGCACGGGCGATTTCGTCATCGAGGACGGGATCGCACAAGCCCGGACGCGCGGACGGCACAAGTCGCTTTCCATCGAAAATATCCTCAAGAAAAACCAATACATCATGGTCCAGGTCAGCAAGGATCGCCTCGGCACGAAAGGAGTCCGCCTGACCAATTTCATCACGTTCCCGGGGCGTTACGTCGTGCTGATGCCGACGGTGACGCAACTCGGCGTGTCGCGCAAGATCGAAGACGACAAGGAACGCGACCGCCTCAAAAAACTCTTGCAGGCGCTGCGTCCGAAAGGAGTCGGCCTGATTACGCGCACTGCCGGCGAGGGGGCGAAGAAGGCCGATCTTCAAAACGACATCAAATACCTGTCGAAACTATGGGATCGCGTCAAGTCGAAAATGGAAACGACCCACGGTCCCGGATTGCTGTACGAGGATCTCGGACCCGTCCTGCGAATCGTGCGCGACACCTTCACGAGCGAGGCGGAGCGTCTCGTGGTGGACAACGAGAGCGAATTTGCGCGCATCCAGTATTTTCTGGATATGTATGCGCCGAATCTCAAGAAGCGGTGCGAACTTTACAAGGGTCCGCGGCCGATTTTCGAGCAGTACGAGGTGGAGCCGGAAATCGAGAAA
The sequence above is drawn from the Candidatus Hydrogenedentota bacterium genome and encodes:
- a CDS encoding LemA family protein; its protein translation is MSAALLMLIVGGIAVVILGWLIGIYNSLVRLRNAVKNAWAQIDVQLKRRHDLIPNLMETVKGYMAHERATLENITKARNLAVQASGVAQQAQAEAGLNRAMSQFYVVVENYPDLKANQNFLALQEELASTENKIGFARQFYNDQVMQFNNRIQMFPSNIVAGLFSFQEAESFEVEDAAQREAPKVSFT
- a CDS encoding Rne/Rng family ribonuclease, whose translation is MKEFIINIGPLETRIAILEDKRLAELHIEREESRSIVGNVYKGRVDSIVPGIQAAFIDIGFEKNGFLYVSDIAGTEGTGDFVIEDGIAQARTRGRHKSLSIENILKKNQYIMVQVSKDRLGTKGVRLTNFITFPGRYVVLMPTVTQLGVSRKIEDDKERDRLKKLLQALRPKGVGLITRTAGEGAKKADLQNDIKYLSKLWDRVKSKMETTHGPGLLYEDLGPVLRIVRDTFTSEAERLVVDNESEFARIQYFLDMYAPNLKKRCELYKGPRPIFEQYEVEPEIEKALRRKVLLKSGGHICIDQTEALVAIDVNTGKFTGKGRLEETVFKTNIEAAGEIARQVRLRDMGGIIVVDFIDMEQERNRRELLRVLREALKSDRAKTTASEVTELGMIEMTRKRVKHNLIKALSQPCPYCEGSGMVKSVTTMTANTLRRLESFFCRSKEKTIVLRTHPDVAQRLQTENKAILDDIAQRFSREIRVEAADDFHIHDIRIVNPKTGKELKP